A region from the Flavobacterium enshiense genome encodes:
- a CDS encoding Fic family protein: MYIHQRKDWPNFTWDADKISPLLGAVRHNQGKILGQMQALGFKLQEETMLKALTLDVVKTSQIEGEQLNPEQVRSSIARRLGIEIAGAVPAERSVEGIVEMLLDATQSYAKPLTAERLFDWHAALFPTGRSGMYKINVGAWRDDVMQVTSGPMGKEKIHFEAPPATKVPAEMQQFLGWMETDQGIDPVIKAAIAHLWFVTIHPFDDGNGRIARAIADLQLARADQSPQRFYSMSAQIQAERNKYYDILENTQKGDLDITPWLEWFLDCLMHAMAQTDEVVSKTLIRAKFWETHRETQLNARQQKILHLLLDDFFGLLNVSKYAKINKTSTDTALRDIKDLMLKDILEQEGSGRSTTYRLK, encoded by the coding sequence ATGTACATACATCAAAGAAAAGACTGGCCAAACTTCACTTGGGATGCCGATAAAATCTCTCCATTATTGGGAGCAGTGAGGCACAATCAAGGAAAAATACTTGGCCAAATGCAGGCTTTAGGTTTTAAACTACAGGAAGAAACCATGTTAAAGGCACTTACTTTAGATGTGGTAAAAACAAGTCAGATTGAAGGCGAACAACTTAATCCGGAACAAGTACGTTCCTCCATAGCCAGACGTTTGGGTATTGAAATTGCCGGAGCTGTACCGGCAGAGCGTAGCGTCGAGGGAATTGTAGAAATGCTTTTAGATGCAACACAATCCTACGCCAAACCATTAACAGCCGAACGGCTTTTTGATTGGCACGCAGCATTATTTCCAACCGGAAGAAGCGGTATGTATAAAATCAATGTCGGCGCGTGGCGTGATGATGTAATGCAGGTAACTTCGGGACCTATGGGTAAGGAAAAAATACACTTTGAAGCTCCACCAGCAACCAAAGTACCCGCAGAAATGCAACAGTTTCTAGGCTGGATGGAAACAGACCAAGGTATAGATCCCGTAATAAAAGCTGCAATTGCACATTTATGGTTTGTAACCATACACCCGTTCGACGACGGTAACGGACGTATTGCCCGAGCAATTGCCGATTTACAATTAGCACGAGCAGACCAAAGCCCACAGCGATTCTATTCCATGTCAGCACAAATACAGGCAGAAAGAAATAAGTATTACGATATACTGGAAAACACCCAAAAAGGAGACTTAGACATAACGCCCTGGTTAGAATGGTTTCTGGATTGCCTTATGCATGCTATGGCACAAACAGACGAAGTAGTTTCTAAAACATTAATACGTGCAAAATTTTGGGAAACACATAGGGAAACACAACTCAATGCCAGACAACAAAAAATACTTCATTTACTTCTCGACGATTTCTTTGGATTACTCAATGTTTCTAAATACGCAAAAATCAATAAAACCTCTACAGATACTGCCTTGCGCGATATTAAGGATCTTATGCTAAAAGATATACTGGAGCAGGAAGGAAGCGGTAGGAGTACTACATATAGGCTTAAATAA
- a CDS encoding Panacea domain-containing protein, translating into MAYSSTTIANYFIRNYSKYGEITPMKVIKMTYLAYSWFLALTDGEKKLIEERLEAWDYGPVFPSLYQNLKNYGKTKINEPIPSNVEEVVDVEDARFLDKIWSMYGKYDGVQLSAMTHSQDTPWKNSYCFGCNSEITDEEILKHYLPKLKPKQDLEIEGVN; encoded by the coding sequence ATGGCTTATAGTTCAACAACAATTGCAAATTATTTCATTCGTAATTACTCAAAATACGGAGAAATTACCCCTATGAAAGTTATCAAAATGACTTACTTAGCCTATAGTTGGTTTTTAGCACTAACAGACGGGGAAAAAAAACTAATTGAAGAAAGATTAGAAGCTTGGGACTATGGCCCTGTTTTTCCCTCATTGTATCAAAACCTTAAAAATTACGGTAAGACTAAAATTAACGAACCCATTCCTTCGAATGTAGAAGAGGTTGTTGACGTTGAAGATGCTAGATTTTTAGATAAAATATGGTCAATGTATGGAAAATACGATGGAGTTCAACTTAGTGCAATGACTCACAGCCAAGACACACCTTGGAAAAATTCCTATTGTTTTGGATGTAACTCTGAAATTACTGATGAGGAAATTTTGAAACATTACTTACCAAAACTTAAACCAAAACAAGATTTAGAAATAGAAGGTGTTAATTAA
- a CDS encoding helix-turn-helix domain-containing protein, which produces MKEIRKQYFIKFGENLQRLLIKHQKDVMTVSSIGKIEPKQVYRVLNGEHGASMGTIISIAKGLEIHPKELFDFEFDLGKE; this is translated from the coding sequence GTGAAAGAAATTAGAAAACAATACTTCATAAAGTTTGGAGAAAACCTTCAAAGATTACTTATCAAGCATCAAAAAGATGTTATGACAGTCTCGTCTATAGGAAAAATAGAGCCAAAACAAGTTTACCGAGTTTTAAACGGTGAGCATGGGGCTTCTATGGGAACAATAATTTCTATTGCTAAGGGATTAGAAATTCATCCTAAAGAGTTATTTGATTTTGAATTTGATTTGGGAAAAGAATAA
- a CDS encoding SusC/RagA family TonB-linked outer membrane protein, protein MNLLSSVAWGQQAITVQGKIYDNLSSLPGVSVTVKGTTVQTISNYDGSYTIKTTTKDTLVFSMMGYAKREIAILGRNTINVSMSEEATSLQEVKINAGYYSVKEKERTGSIARITSKDIEKQPVTNVLATMQGQMAGVSVTQSTGVSGGGFDIQIRGQNSLRANGNAPLYVIDGVPYSSEAIGGGITATVMPALTSPLNNLNPSDIESLEVLKDADATAIYGSRGANGVVLITTKKGKKGKTTFSTSINSGLGKVTRFMDMMKTPQYLQMRAEAYVNDGITPYPSDAYDINGTWDQNRYTDWQKTLLGGTNEITNIQAALSGGTAQTQFLVSGNFGKETTVFPGEFGYKKGNLHTNLNHESDNKKFRINFTAGYTVQDNNQPSTDLTPEAWSIAPNAPALYDENGNLNWENGTFNNPLRNLEGKSLANTKDVVANMLLSYKLLQNLELKSSFGYTDLHHTESSTFPSTIYNPAYGLGSEYSVLFANNTSRNSWIIEPQLHWNKEFGKARVEALIGTTFQQQNNVQLVQQASGFMSNSLIYNLAAASNISVFTDEATVYKYQAFFGRVNLNWDKRYIINITGRRDGSSRFGPGKQFANFGAIGAAWIFSNEAFIKDNVNFLSFGKLRASYGTTGNDQIGNYQFLNTYSTSGNNYQGTIGLHPTRLYNPDFGWETNKKFEAALETGFLNDRITLTSAWYNNRSSNQLVGIPLPGTTGFPSMQANLDAAVQNRGWEFTLRTVNFQKENFSWTTSLNFTTTRNKLLSFPGLETSTYANQLVIGQPLNIKKVYHFTGVDPQTGIYQFEDVNNDGIITATEDKKTVKDLNPEFYGGLQNQLKYKQWQLDFLFQFVKQENYNTAATLALPGTMSNQSTIVGNHWQSPGDSAPYQQYSSGANGAAVDAFYKYISSDAVITDASFIRLKNIALSYEVPKKWMKNVQCKVSLQGQNVLTFTSYKGGDPEFTALGFLPPLRIITSGIQVSF, encoded by the coding sequence ATGAACCTCTTATCGTCTGTTGCTTGGGGGCAACAGGCTATAACCGTCCAGGGTAAAATTTATGATAATTTGTCCTCTTTACCAGGTGTCAGTGTAACCGTCAAAGGGACAACGGTCCAAACAATCTCTAATTACGATGGCAGTTACACCATCAAAACCACAACAAAAGATACATTGGTATTTTCTATGATGGGATATGCCAAAAGGGAAATTGCGATTTTAGGTCGCAATACTATAAATGTATCTATGTCAGAGGAGGCAACTTCGTTACAGGAAGTCAAAATCAATGCGGGATACTATTCCGTAAAAGAAAAAGAACGCACGGGCAGTATCGCAAGAATAACTTCGAAGGATATCGAAAAACAACCCGTAACCAATGTACTGGCTACCATGCAGGGGCAAATGGCTGGCGTCTCGGTAACGCAAAGTACCGGCGTTTCCGGGGGTGGTTTCGATATTCAAATACGAGGGCAAAACAGCCTTCGGGCAAATGGTAATGCACCATTGTATGTTATCGATGGCGTTCCGTATTCTTCCGAAGCAATTGGGGGTGGTATCACGGCAACGGTCATGCCCGCACTCACAAGCCCGTTAAACAATTTAAACCCTAGCGATATAGAAAGTCTCGAAGTCCTTAAAGATGCCGATGCTACTGCTATTTATGGCTCTCGTGGCGCAAATGGGGTGGTGCTTATCACAACCAAAAAGGGAAAGAAAGGTAAAACAACGTTCTCAACAAGCATAAATAGTGGTTTGGGTAAAGTAACCCGATTCATGGACATGATGAAAACCCCGCAGTATTTACAAATGCGTGCCGAAGCCTATGTGAATGACGGTATCACTCCATACCCATCTGATGCTTATGACATCAACGGTACATGGGATCAAAACCGATATACCGATTGGCAAAAAACACTCTTGGGCGGCACAAACGAAATTACAAACATCCAAGCAGCGCTATCCGGAGGCACTGCTCAAACACAGTTTTTAGTAAGCGGAAATTTCGGTAAGGAAACAACAGTTTTTCCAGGCGAATTCGGTTATAAAAAAGGAAACTTGCATACGAACTTAAATCATGAGTCCGACAACAAAAAGTTCAGGATAAATTTCACCGCCGGCTATACAGTACAGGACAACAATCAGCCATCTACAGATTTAACACCCGAAGCGTGGTCAATCGCACCCAATGCTCCGGCATTGTATGACGAAAACGGAAATCTGAATTGGGAAAACGGCACCTTTAACAATCCGCTTCGCAATCTCGAAGGGAAGTCGTTGGCCAATACGAAAGACGTAGTAGCAAATATGCTGTTATCCTACAAACTCTTGCAGAATTTGGAACTCAAATCAAGCTTCGGATATACTGATTTGCATCATACCGAAAGCAGTACCTTTCCTTCAACCATCTACAATCCGGCTTATGGTTTGGGTAGTGAGTATTCAGTCCTTTTCGCAAACAACACTTCCCGTAATTCTTGGATTATAGAACCGCAACTTCATTGGAACAAAGAGTTTGGGAAGGCGAGAGTAGAAGCATTAATAGGAACCACTTTCCAACAGCAAAACAACGTACAGTTAGTGCAGCAGGCAAGTGGTTTTATGAGCAATAGCCTTATTTATAATCTGGCAGCAGCATCAAATATTTCAGTGTTTACCGATGAAGCTACGGTTTACAAATACCAAGCCTTTTTCGGTCGCGTAAACTTAAATTGGGACAAACGCTACATCATAAACATTACAGGGCGTCGCGATGGTTCAAGCCGTTTCGGGCCCGGTAAGCAATTCGCTAATTTCGGGGCCATTGGTGCGGCTTGGATTTTTTCAAACGAAGCGTTTATTAAAGACAATGTAAACTTCTTAAGTTTCGGAAAACTGCGCGCCAGTTATGGTACAACCGGTAACGATCAAATAGGGAATTACCAGTTTTTAAATACCTACAGTACTTCGGGTAACAATTATCAGGGTACAATCGGTTTACACCCAACACGATTATACAACCCCGATTTTGGCTGGGAAACGAACAAAAAGTTCGAAGCGGCACTCGAAACCGGTTTTTTAAACGACCGTATTACCCTTACTTCAGCTTGGTACAACAACCGTTCCTCAAACCAATTGGTAGGGATTCCGCTTCCGGGTACAACAGGGTTTCCTTCCATGCAGGCTAATTTAGATGCTGCCGTTCAAAATAGAGGATGGGAATTCACATTGCGAACGGTTAATTTTCAGAAAGAGAATTTCAGTTGGACAACAAGTCTGAATTTTACAACAACCAGAAATAAATTATTGTCGTTCCCTGGTTTGGAAACCTCAACCTATGCCAATCAGTTGGTAATCGGTCAGCCTTTAAACATCAAAAAGGTGTATCACTTTACAGGAGTAGATCCGCAAACGGGTATTTATCAGTTTGAAGATGTAAATAACGATGGAATAATTACGGCCACCGAAGACAAGAAAACAGTAAAAGACCTAAACCCTGAATTTTACGGAGGTTTACAAAATCAACTCAAATACAAGCAGTGGCAACTGGATTTCCTTTTTCAATTTGTAAAGCAGGAAAATTACAATACGGCAGCCACATTGGCTTTGCCGGGTACAATGTCCAATCAGTCAACAATAGTTGGTAATCATTGGCAAAGTCCGGGAGATTCCGCTCCATACCAGCAATACAGTTCAGGAGCAAACGGTGCAGCTGTAGATGCCTTTTACAAATACATCAGCAGCGATGCCGTAATTACAGATGCTTCTTTCATTCGTCTCAAAAACATTGCCTTGTCTTATGAAGTACCTAAGAAATGGATGAAAAATGTTCAGTGTAAAGTTTCGTTGCAGGGGCAAAACGTGTTAACGTTTACATCCTACAAAGGGGGCGATCCTGAGTTTACCGCTTTAGGCTTCTTACCGCCACTGCGTATTATCACTTCAGGAATTCAAGTGTCATTTTAA
- a CDS encoding RagB/SusD family nutrient uptake outer membrane protein: MNHHNISCNKTSFRYNLIKQGKRLVSITLLGLLVACDNFVEVDLPTSQLTSPTVFENYTTATAAMVDIYAQIRNNGVLAGTVTGVSNQMGNYTDELTFYGSSFMGTINFYNNTLIPSNADIATLWNNSYSQIYATNAVIEGATNSTGLSVAEKNQLLGEAYFTRALVHFYLLNLFGDIPYITTTDYRVNSIVSRMSSTQVYANIKTDLLLSSSMLSDDYITPERVRPNKATVKALLARVYLYTSDWNAAVNEASDIINNTGLYVWDTNLDNIFLKESTTTIWQLIPQSAGRNTEEGSTFIFNQGPPPVVALNDNFIAAFEVGDERKNHWTKAVTDGVNTWYHAYKYKQFTNTGTSQEYSIIFRLAEQYLIRAEALAQLGDLSGAKTDLNKIRNTAGLPDTAALTQQDIITAIIQERRVEFFTELGHRFFDLKRTNNLDAALSGVKTGWNTTDRLLPLPESELLMNPNLNPQNPGY, translated from the coding sequence ATGAACCATCATAATATAAGTTGCAATAAAACTTCTTTCAGATACAATCTGATAAAGCAAGGCAAACGTTTAGTGTCTATCACTTTATTGGGACTATTGGTAGCCTGCGATAATTTTGTTGAGGTAGATTTACCAACATCACAATTAACATCACCCACAGTATTCGAGAACTATACCACGGCAACTGCTGCCATGGTAGATATTTACGCTCAAATAAGAAATAACGGAGTACTGGCAGGAACCGTTACCGGAGTTTCCAATCAAATGGGAAATTACACCGATGAACTCACTTTTTACGGTAGCAGTTTTATGGGAACTATTAATTTTTATAACAATACTTTAATCCCTTCCAATGCCGATATTGCAACGTTGTGGAATAACAGTTACAGCCAAATCTATGCGACGAATGCGGTTATAGAAGGTGCTACCAATTCCACTGGCTTATCAGTAGCAGAGAAAAATCAACTATTGGGAGAAGCTTATTTTACAAGAGCATTAGTACATTTCTATCTGCTCAATCTTTTTGGGGATATTCCTTATATCACTACTACAGATTATAGGGTAAACAGTATTGTATCTCGTATGTCTTCAACACAGGTTTATGCCAATATTAAAACAGATTTGTTGCTGTCGTCCTCAATGTTGTCTGACGATTATATTACGCCGGAAAGGGTAAGACCAAACAAAGCAACCGTAAAAGCACTATTGGCCAGAGTTTATCTTTATACAAGTGATTGGAACGCAGCAGTAAACGAAGCTTCAGATATAATAAACAACACAGGTTTATATGTTTGGGATACCAATTTGGATAACATTTTCCTAAAAGAAAGCACCACAACCATCTGGCAACTCATACCCCAATCAGCTGGCAGAAATACCGAAGAGGGTAGTACATTTATTTTCAACCAAGGCCCTCCTCCGGTTGTGGCACTAAACGATAATTTTATAGCGGCTTTCGAAGTGGGGGACGAGCGTAAAAACCATTGGACGAAGGCAGTTACCGATGGTGTAAATACGTGGTACCATGCTTATAAATACAAACAGTTCACAAACACCGGAACATCACAGGAATACTCCATTATATTTCGTTTGGCTGAGCAGTATCTAATACGTGCCGAAGCCTTAGCACAATTAGGTGACCTTTCAGGAGCAAAGACAGATTTAAATAAAATCAGGAATACAGCTGGTTTGCCTGATACGGCTGCTCTCACCCAACAGGATATTATAACAGCCATTATTCAGGAAAGAAGAGTAGAGTTTTTTACCGAACTAGGACACAGGTTTTTTGATTTAAAAAGAACTAACAATCTCGATGCAGCGTTGTCAGGAGTCAAAACAGGGTGGAACACTACCGATAGATTGTTACCGTTGCCGGAATCCGAATTACTCATGAATCCGAATCTCAATCCTCAAAATCCCGGTTATTAA
- a CDS encoding alpha/beta hydrolase family protein: protein MRTIQCPFSFFLFLLVVACPVMGQVKQKKHLTSQEYHLWSELQPDKISSTGNQVSYALRYESGEDTLFVKNRNGKTVSFPKGKNGNFSNDSWFVCQQANNTLNILNLKTAEKQTISEVTDYKIAANGNYLVVLKTGVNNKLSLVVQDWKGQKLKSIENVKAWYPNPQNSAIAYVTDSGKQHTVEVLQIDKKIQTHTVVVETGAGFHNFAWQSNGEAFCFLHHPLEGLQEQNTKGKLFTFRSKDKRTFVFDPKAQKDFPEECTISDSDYNPLSLSDDGERIFFGLKKVQLAKKNPKTAVQVWNTQDKSIYPLKKQISGWDKVEKLSVWYPKSNRFFQIADNALPQVALNGNQTYAIVSNQETYEPQEKREADRDFYGVDLQTGTKKLLLKKYSGANQMVLMSPKGKYITYFKESDWFIYDIKKDKHTNITQNRIAELSRPDFEMSTDWIPYGNPGFTTDEKSLLLYDKYDIWEVSVDGSFCTRLTRGKEKEITFRISMQSAIQKPDVKYQGNSTGLFDSKGILLLEATGKDHVASGYYYWQRSQGEKPIVYKEMKISQLQWAANKQDIMYVEENFDVSPRLVLSSIKGSKQEAVVNSNPQQQNYFWGKSIQIKYTNASSVPLTGVLFYPANYSPDKKYPMVVHIYQKQSRELHKYVNPSLHNNEGWNHTNFTTKGYFVLYPDIVYELGNTGASATDCVTSATKAVIDMGIVDSHKIGLIGHSFGGYETNFIITQTDMFATAVSGAGLSDFVSAYLGVSWNYSKPDFWRFEYHQFRMGKSLFEDTEGYLRNSPVLQAANVNTPLLTWTGEMDLQINAKQSYEFYLALRRLKKKSIMLVYPGEEHALSESTNTEDLTNKTESWFDYYLKGKESSSWMIPNYYD, encoded by the coding sequence ATGAGAACAATACAATGTCCCTTTTCATTTTTTTTGTTTTTGTTAGTAGTTGCCTGCCCTGTAATGGGGCAGGTAAAACAAAAGAAACACCTTACGTCTCAGGAGTATCACTTGTGGAGTGAGTTACAGCCCGATAAAATTTCATCTACCGGCAATCAGGTAAGCTACGCGCTACGCTACGAGTCGGGAGAAGATACCTTATTTGTAAAAAACCGTAACGGAAAAACCGTGTCATTTCCTAAAGGGAAAAACGGCAATTTTAGTAATGACAGTTGGTTTGTCTGTCAGCAGGCTAATAATACACTAAACATTTTAAATCTTAAAACAGCAGAAAAGCAAACCATTTCAGAGGTAACAGATTATAAAATTGCAGCTAACGGTAATTATTTGGTAGTACTTAAAACCGGAGTAAACAACAAGCTTAGTTTAGTGGTGCAGGATTGGAAAGGACAGAAACTCAAAAGTATTGAGAACGTCAAAGCATGGTATCCAAATCCGCAAAATTCAGCAATAGCTTATGTTACGGATAGCGGCAAACAGCATACGGTTGAGGTACTACAAATAGATAAAAAGATACAAACTCACACCGTAGTTGTAGAAACTGGTGCTGGCTTTCACAATTTTGCATGGCAAAGTAACGGTGAAGCCTTTTGTTTTTTGCACCATCCTTTGGAGGGGTTACAGGAACAGAACACCAAAGGAAAGCTGTTCACCTTCAGAAGTAAGGACAAAAGAACATTTGTATTTGATCCTAAAGCACAGAAGGATTTTCCGGAAGAGTGTACTATTTCAGACAGCGATTATAATCCATTATCACTATCCGACGATGGAGAGCGTATATTTTTTGGTTTAAAAAAAGTACAGCTTGCAAAAAAGAATCCCAAAACAGCCGTGCAGGTTTGGAATACCCAAGACAAGTCAATATATCCTTTAAAAAAACAAATAAGCGGATGGGATAAAGTAGAAAAATTATCGGTTTGGTATCCAAAAAGCAATCGGTTTTTTCAGATAGCAGATAACGCTTTACCGCAGGTGGCGCTCAATGGAAATCAAACCTATGCTATTGTCTCAAATCAGGAAACCTATGAACCACAGGAAAAAAGAGAGGCCGACCGCGATTTTTATGGAGTGGATTTGCAAACAGGAACAAAAAAGTTGTTGTTGAAAAAATACTCAGGTGCTAATCAAATGGTGTTAATGTCACCAAAAGGGAAGTACATCACTTATTTTAAAGAGTCTGACTGGTTTATATACGACATTAAAAAGGATAAGCATACCAATATCACTCAAAACAGGATAGCAGAATTATCAAGACCCGATTTTGAAATGAGTACAGATTGGATACCTTATGGTAATCCCGGTTTCACTACCGATGAAAAATCACTTTTACTATATGATAAATACGATATATGGGAGGTGTCAGTAGACGGAAGTTTTTGTACCCGTTTAACCAGAGGAAAAGAAAAAGAAATTACATTCAGAATTTCAATGCAATCAGCAATTCAAAAACCAGATGTGAAATACCAGGGAAATTCAACTGGGTTATTTGATAGCAAGGGAATACTGCTTTTGGAAGCCACAGGAAAAGATCATGTAGCTTCAGGATATTATTATTGGCAACGCTCACAGGGAGAAAAACCAATAGTGTACAAAGAAATGAAAATCAGCCAGCTTCAATGGGCAGCGAACAAGCAAGATATAATGTATGTTGAAGAGAATTTTGATGTTTCACCACGTTTGGTACTAAGCAGTATAAAGGGTTCAAAACAAGAGGCTGTAGTCAACAGTAACCCACAACAACAAAACTATTTTTGGGGTAAATCAATTCAAATAAAATATACAAATGCTTCAAGTGTTCCGTTAACAGGAGTGCTTTTTTATCCGGCTAATTACAGTCCGGACAAAAAATATCCAATGGTGGTACACATATACCAGAAACAGTCAAGGGAATTGCATAAATATGTAAATCCGTCGTTACATAATAATGAAGGCTGGAACCATACAAATTTCACCACCAAGGGATATTTTGTGCTTTATCCGGATATTGTTTATGAATTAGGCAATACAGGGGCTTCGGCTACCGATTGTGTTACGTCTGCAACAAAAGCAGTAATTGATATGGGGATTGTTGATTCTCATAAAATAGGATTGATAGGCCATTCATTTGGTGGGTATGAAACCAATTTCATCATAACCCAAACTGATATGTTCGCTACTGCGGTGTCAGGAGCAGGGTTATCCGATTTTGTTAGCGCTTATCTCGGAGTATCGTGGAACTACTCAAAACCGGATTTTTGGAGATTTGAATACCATCAGTTCCGTATGGGAAAATCCTTATTCGAAGACACTGAAGGATATTTACGAAATTCACCGGTACTTCAAGCTGCAAATGTTAATACACCACTTTTAACTTGGACTGGTGAAATGGATTTACAAATTAACGCAAAACAGAGTTATGAGTTTTATTTGGCACTTCGCCGGTTAAAAAAGAAAAGCATCATGTTAGTTTATCCCGGTGAAGAACACGCGCTGAGTGAAAGCACTAATACAGAAGACTTAACCAATAAGACAGAGTCTTGGTTCGATTATTATTTAAAAGGAAAAGAATCCTCTTCTTGGATGATTCCGAATTATTACGACTAA
- a CDS encoding DUF6520 family protein — protein sequence MKSNFLKMILPMATIAVAVTGAFSTNAMNTKSKTVALVQGYHFISQSNPCQAADMCETSGTSFCRVGGGVATPRLWAKDTNGNCVIPLYKP from the coding sequence ATGAAAAGCAATTTTTTAAAAATGATTTTGCCGATGGCCACCATTGCGGTTGCTGTAACAGGCGCATTTAGTACTAATGCCATGAATACCAAATCTAAAACAGTGGCTTTAGTACAAGGGTACCATTTCATTTCACAAAGTAATCCTTGTCAGGCTGCTGATATGTGTGAAACAAGTGGAACTTCTTTTTGCCGCGTTGGCGGTGGTGTTGCCACACCACGTCTTTGGGCCAAGGATACCAATGGTAATTGTGTAATCCCGCTGTACAAACCATAA
- a CDS encoding MauE/DoxX family redox-associated membrane protein: MKLNDPLKKIFVEIVCLLYILLFVYAAVSKLLDFENFQVQIGQSPLLSAFAGWVAWGVPVLELIIVSLLVVPKSRLLGLIASFTLMVMFTVYIVIILNFSSFVPCSCGGILEKMGWTEHLVFNLAFVVLAATAVLIITKQNPKTELL, from the coding sequence ATGAAACTGAATGACCCATTAAAGAAGATTTTTGTTGAGATTGTCTGTTTGCTATACATTCTTTTGTTTGTATATGCTGCTGTGAGTAAACTTCTTGATTTTGAAAACTTTCAAGTTCAGATAGGGCAATCACCATTACTTAGTGCCTTTGCAGGCTGGGTGGCTTGGGGTGTTCCTGTCCTTGAATTAATAATTGTGTCTCTTTTGGTTGTTCCAAAATCCAGATTATTAGGTCTTATTGCCTCCTTTACCTTGATGGTTATGTTCACGGTTTATATCGTAATCATTTTGAATTTCAGCTCGTTTGTACCCTGTTCCTGCGGTGGGATACTTGAAAAGATGGGTTGGACGGAACATTTAGTTTTTAACCTTGCTTTTGTTGTACTGGCAGCTACAGCTGTTTTGATTATTACAAAGCAAAATCCTAAAACCGAATTATTATGA
- a CDS encoding helix-turn-helix domain-containing protein — protein MHREINQKRMHSIRQMLLEMASGNFSQRIMRTEEDDELESLAVLINMVAEEMQETLFPKGYINTHHLQQSPTTLSFIVNEDFIIHSTIPETYLVLNYDTTSLEGLKFVKILTDSSSHNFDRLLPTILVNEKVSTLSLSYLTSDQKEVVSLFSSISKISNENRFIIHSILADSTEGDNNSEDVNSAFRQPKTRRDDARLMQQVYDYILSNLENPLPSLKELSKIFGTNEHKLKEAFKYFFNTSIYQFYNDERLKRVHLLIEQTNMPLKSIAYMNGFNTYPNFSKAFKKKYGYSPNDLKRDNDNL, from the coding sequence ATGCACAGGGAAATCAATCAGAAAAGAATGCACAGTATCCGGCAAATGTTACTTGAAATGGCCAGTGGTAATTTTAGTCAGCGGATAATGCGAACTGAGGAAGATGATGAGCTGGAATCCTTAGCGGTACTTATCAATATGGTAGCCGAGGAAATGCAAGAAACGCTGTTTCCCAAAGGCTATATCAATACACATCATTTGCAACAAAGCCCTACTACTTTGAGTTTCATTGTTAATGAAGACTTTATCATTCACAGTACAATACCAGAAACTTATCTCGTTTTAAATTACGATACAACTTCACTTGAAGGACTGAAATTTGTAAAAATTTTAACGGACAGCTCTTCTCATAATTTTGACAGATTATTGCCAACCATCTTAGTCAATGAAAAGGTTTCTACTCTTTCCTTGAGCTATCTTACTTCCGACCAAAAGGAAGTCGTATCATTGTTTAGTAGCATATCAAAAATATCCAATGAAAACCGTTTTATTATTCATTCCATTCTTGCTGATTCAACGGAGGGTGATAATAACTCTGAGGATGTAAATTCCGCTTTCAGACAACCTAAAACGAGACGGGACGATGCACGATTAATGCAACAGGTATATGATTATATTTTATCGAATTTAGAAAACCCGCTTCCCTCCCTAAAAGAGCTTTCCAAAATTTTTGGAACCAATGAACATAAGCTAAAAGAAGCCTTTAAGTACTTCTTTAATACAAGTATCTATCAGTTTTATAATGACGAACGACTAAAAAGAGTTCACTTACTTATTGAGCAAACCAACATGCCACTAAAGAGCATTGCTTATATGAATGGTTTTAATACCTATCCTAATTTCTCGAAGGCTTTTAAGAAAAAGTACGGTTACTCACCCAACGATTTAAAGAGAGACAACGACAACCTGTAA